Proteins from one Methanofastidiosum sp. genomic window:
- the hisH gene encoding imidazole glycerol phosphate synthase subunit HisH has translation MSVKIGIIDYGMGNLKSVYKAFRFLKAEPIFIDKEEDFNNCDGFILPGVGAFEDGMKNLAPFIKVLKKEVETKPILGICLGMQMLFSDSEENGFFKGLNLIPGSVKKLPEGLKVPHMGWNSIEFLDDDPLLMGIKNESYFYFVHSYAPFCGPDYALGETEYGIKFPSIVAKEFIYGTQFHPEKSGESGLKLLKNYISIVENTI, from the coding sequence ATGTCTGTTAAAATTGGTATTATTGACTATGGTATGGGGAATCTAAAGAGTGTATACAAAGCCTTTAGATTTCTAAAAGCAGAACCCATTTTTATAGATAAAGAAGAGGATTTTAATAATTGTGATGGCTTTATTCTGCCGGGAGTAGGAGCTTTCGAGGATGGAATGAAAAATCTAGCCCCTTTTATTAAAGTATTAAAAAAAGAGGTAGAGACCAAACCTATACTTGGGATATGTCTAGGAATGCAGATGCTTTTCTCAGATAGTGAAGAAAATGGATTCTTCAAGGGATTAAATCTTATACCTGGCTCGGTAAAAAAACTACCAGAAGGATTAAAAGTTCCGCACATGGGCTGGAATAGCATTGAATTTTTAGATGATGATCCGCTTCTCATGGGAATAAAAAATGAGTCTTATTTCTATTTTGTCCACTCATATGCTCCATTCTGTGGGCCTGATTATGCCCTTGGAGAAACTGAATATGGAATAAAGTTTCCATCAATAGTTGCAAAGGAGTTTATCTATGGTACACAGTTCCACCCTGAAAAGAGTGGAGAATCAGGATTAAAACTTCTTAAAAATTACATAAGTATAGTGGAGAATACAATATGA
- a CDS encoding DUF998 domain-containing protein: MGIITAEIFYPSGYSTSNSEISDLGATRPPNSIIVQPSAVIFNSTMIITGIMTLIGAYCVFLIYRKLIFNIPFGIFGLGILGVGIFPGNVELLHPLSALITFIFGGIAAITSSKVLDSPFRYVSICLGVVALFFLFSAGFFIPLLGGGGTERWVAYPIVMWLVGFGGYLLGVNSKIKKD; encoded by the coding sequence ACGGCCGAAATTTTCTATCCTTCAGGGTATTCCACTTCAAACAGTGAGATAAGTGATTTGGGTGCAACTCGTCCTCCAAATAGTATAATCGTTCAGCCCTCTGCAGTTATTTTCAACTCGACAATGATTATAACGGGCATAATGACCTTGATAGGGGCATATTGCGTTTTTCTTATCTATAGGAAACTTATCTTTAATATTCCCTTTGGAATATTTGGTCTTGGCATATTAGGTGTTGGGATATTCCCGGGAAATGTCGAATTATTACACCCTCTGTCTGCATTGATAACTTTCATTTTTGGAGGTATTGCAGCCATTACTTCTTCAAAGGTATTGGATTCTCCATTTCGATATGTTTCAATCTGTCTTGGGGTAGTTGCGCTCTTCTTCCTTTTCTCTGCCGGTTTCTTTATTCCCCTACTAGGTGGTGGGGGAACAGAGAGATGGGTAGCCTATCCTATTGTTATGTGGCTAGTAGGATTTGGAGGGTATTTGCTCGGAGTAAATTCTAAAATTAAAAAAGATTAA
- the hisB gene encoding imidazoleglycerol-phosphate dehydratase HisB: MRQAKIERKTKETDIKIKLNIDGQGKYKISTSKKFFDHMLETFSRYSLFDLEIKAEGDLTHHLVEDIGIAMGMAFSEAIGDKKGINRVGFATVPMDDSLVMSSLDIGGRHYTKFDLNFKFDKIEEVSPDLFLHFLDSFAQKVPLNLFIKEFYGDDDHHKMEAVFKSFGKALLMATSFNERIDLLSTKGVI; this comes from the coding sequence TTGAGACAAGCAAAGATAGAGAGAAAAACAAAGGAAACTGATATTAAAATTAAATTGAATATTGACGGTCAGGGTAAATATAAAATCTCAACATCAAAGAAATTTTTTGATCACATGCTTGAAACGTTTTCTAGGTATAGCCTTTTTGATTTAGAGATAAAGGCGGAAGGCGATTTAACTCACCACCTTGTTGAAGACATAGGGATAGCTATGGGGATGGCCTTCTCAGAGGCTATAGGGGATAAAAAAGGTATCAATAGGGTGGGCTTTGCCACAGTACCCATGGACGATAGTCTAGTCATGTCTTCCCTTGATATTGGGGGAAGACACTATACAAAATTTGACCTAAATTTCAAGTTTGATAAGATTGAAGAAGTATCACCAGATCTATTCTTGCATTTTCTCGATTCTTTTGCCCAGAAAGTTCCATTGAATCTTTTCATAAAGGAGTTTTATGGAGATGATGACCACCACAAGATGGAAGCGGTATTCAAATCATTCGGAAAAGCTCTCTTGATGGCGACTTCATTCAATGAGAGAATTGATCTACTTTCAACAAAGGGTGTGATTTAA
- a CDS encoding bifunctional phosphoribosyl-AMP cyclohydrolase/phosphoribosyl-ATP diphosphatase HisIE, whose amino-acid sequence MSEFNLKWDEKGLIPAIVQEYNTKEVLMTAYMNEESLKKTLETGRTCFWSRSRQKFWFKGESSGNIQKVKEIRYDCDADSILILVEQVGAACHEGYPTCYFRKLDGKIIGEKSFEGGLYILDELYKLIEKRKKELPKDSYTTKLLTDKNLLLKKIGEESSEVIISYSEDKNRTVEEASDLIYHLFVLLVERDIKLESVLEELKKRRK is encoded by the coding sequence ATGAGTGAGTTTAATTTAAAGTGGGATGAAAAAGGACTTATCCCTGCTATAGTTCAGGAGTATAATACAAAAGAAGTACTTATGACGGCCTATATGAACGAGGAATCTCTTAAGAAGACACTTGAAACTGGCAGAACTTGTTTTTGGTCAAGGAGCAGACAGAAATTCTGGTTTAAGGGAGAATCATCTGGCAATATCCAAAAGGTCAAAGAGATTAGATATGATTGTGATGCAGATTCTATTTTAATCTTAGTTGAGCAAGTTGGTGCAGCATGCCACGAAGGATACCCAACATGTTATTTTAGAAAACTTGATGGAAAAATAATTGGTGAAAAATCCTTCGAAGGCGGGCTTTATATTTTGGATGAACTTTACAAATTAATTGAAAAAAGAAAGAAAGAGCTTCCAAAAGATTCGTATACAACAAAATTGCTTACTGATAAGAATCTCCTACTTAAAAAAATTGGCGAGGAGTCAAGCGAAGTAATTATCTCCTATTCTGAAGACAAGAATAGAACAGTTGAAGAAGCTTCTGATTTAATCTATCACTTATTTGTTTTATTAGTTGAAAGAGACATCAAACTGGAATCAGTATTAGAGGAATTAAAAAAAAGAAGGAAGTGA
- a CDS encoding cation-transporting P-type ATPase produces MEQIKDIQELSVEEAISTLESSKEGLSKDEVEKRFSSFGPNEIQEKRITPLYVKLLKQFFNFFAILLWVASGLSFLGEYLAPGEGNINLGIALVVVIFINAFFTFYQEYKAERAAEALKKLLAPTAIVLRNNKEEEISANQVVVGDVIVLKEGDKVPADARLLEQYELKVNNAPLTGESVSLKRSVDPFKGSILEAKNVVFSGTTIVSGSGKAIVFAVGMGTEFGKIAGLTQEIKEDPTPLQKEISYFIKYISLIAILLGVTFFLVGWSLGNTFTANFIFGIGIIVANVPEGLLPTVTLTLSIAAQKMAKKNALIKSLNSVETLGSTTVICTDKTGTLTQNEMTVKKVFVNDQEYDVSGVGYKPEGKLQLDGKDIEEKEIESIIPLLKTSFFCNDSKITFNENKHSIIGDPTEGALLVLAKKIIDTDATCQLEERIFVIPFTSDRKMMSTIYKGEKTIAYVKGSPESIIGLSNKILKNGKEIDLTHQDKKNLHDKAEDFEKKALRTLALAYREVSEKQSYNSEEVEKDLVLLGFVGMIDPPRIGVKEAVKKCKEAGIKVVMITGDNKLTAEAIGRSVGIIEGGSPVVVEGSEVSKMDTEELKSLLTNPEIIFARSSPKNKLDIVMALKQMGEVVAVTGDGVNDAPALKEADIGVSMGTGTDVAKEAADVILIDDNFKSIVEAVLEGRAVYDNIRKFVSYILVSNVPEIVPFIVYVLFRVPLALTVIQILAIDLGTDMLPAIALGTEPAEIDTMQRPPRSRKDRLLTVPLILKSYGLVGPIEAAAGLFGFWWVLKEGGWTWGAQLAFTDPLYLKATTMCLTAIIICQIVNVMGCRSLRNSVFKMGFFKNKYIFLGIASEIILIIAFTNIPFFKTFLGTASIEPELILLILPFALMIFVVDELRKYLMPKLGLKEI; encoded by the coding sequence ATGGAGCAAATAAAGGATATCCAAGAGCTTTCGGTAGAAGAAGCCATTTCAACTCTTGAGTCTTCTAAAGAAGGACTTTCAAAAGATGAAGTTGAAAAAAGATTCTCATCTTTTGGGCCAAATGAGATACAAGAAAAAAGAATTACTCCGTTGTATGTTAAGCTCCTTAAACAATTTTTCAATTTCTTTGCAATTTTATTGTGGGTCGCAAGCGGCCTTTCGTTTTTAGGTGAGTATCTTGCACCTGGGGAAGGCAATATTAATCTTGGGATAGCGCTCGTAGTTGTAATTTTCATCAATGCTTTTTTTACTTTTTATCAGGAATATAAGGCCGAAAGAGCAGCTGAAGCTCTAAAAAAACTATTGGCACCGACAGCCATAGTCTTGAGAAACAATAAAGAAGAAGAAATATCTGCAAATCAGGTTGTAGTTGGGGATGTCATTGTTTTAAAAGAAGGGGATAAAGTTCCTGCCGATGCAAGGCTACTCGAGCAGTATGAATTAAAAGTCAATAATGCACCGCTAACGGGCGAATCAGTATCTCTTAAAAGAAGTGTAGATCCCTTTAAAGGAAGTATACTTGAGGCAAAAAACGTAGTTTTTTCTGGAACTACAATAGTTTCAGGTTCTGGAAAAGCTATAGTTTTTGCCGTAGGAATGGGAACAGAGTTTGGGAAGATAGCAGGACTTACTCAAGAAATAAAAGAAGACCCCACCCCACTACAAAAAGAGATATCCTATTTTATTAAATATATCTCATTAATTGCCATACTTTTAGGGGTAACATTCTTTTTAGTTGGCTGGTCTTTAGGAAATACTTTCACAGCAAATTTCATTTTTGGCATAGGAATCATAGTTGCAAATGTTCCAGAAGGGCTTCTTCCTACAGTTACTTTAACTCTGTCTATAGCGGCCCAGAAAATGGCAAAGAAAAATGCCCTGATTAAAAGTTTAAATTCTGTAGAAACCTTAGGCTCAACAACTGTAATCTGTACTGATAAAACTGGAACCCTCACACAAAACGAAATGACCGTTAAGAAAGTATTTGTTAATGACCAAGAGTATGATGTTTCTGGAGTTGGGTACAAACCCGAAGGGAAACTCCAGCTCGATGGGAAAGATATAGAAGAGAAAGAAATTGAGTCTATTATACCTCTTTTAAAAACTTCTTTCTTTTGCAATGATTCAAAAATAACTTTTAATGAAAACAAGCATTCCATAATTGGAGATCCTACGGAAGGGGCTCTTTTAGTTTTGGCAAAAAAAATCATCGATACAGATGCAACATGTCAGCTCGAAGAAAGAATTTTTGTAATACCGTTCACCTCTGATAGAAAAATGATGAGCACAATATACAAAGGAGAAAAAACTATTGCATACGTTAAAGGGTCTCCTGAATCGATTATAGGATTATCAAATAAAATATTGAAAAATGGAAAAGAAATTGATTTAACTCATCAAGATAAAAAAAATCTTCACGATAAAGCTGAAGATTTTGAAAAAAAGGCTTTGAGAACCTTGGCACTTGCATATAGGGAAGTAAGTGAAAAACAAAGCTATAATTCGGAAGAGGTAGAAAAAGATCTAGTATTGTTGGGATTTGTAGGCATGATAGATCCTCCTAGAATCGGAGTTAAAGAGGCAGTTAAGAAATGCAAGGAAGCTGGGATCAAGGTAGTAATGATAACAGGAGATAACAAACTTACTGCCGAGGCAATTGGGCGGAGCGTAGGTATAATTGAGGGAGGTTCGCCAGTTGTAGTAGAGGGAAGCGAAGTTTCTAAAATGGACACAGAAGAGCTGAAAAGTTTATTGACAAATCCAGAAATTATTTTCGCAAGGTCCTCTCCAAAAAATAAACTTGACATAGTCATGGCTTTAAAACAGATGGGTGAAGTTGTAGCTGTAACAGGAGACGGCGTAAATGATGCCCCTGCTTTAAAGGAGGCCGACATTGGGGTATCAATGGGCACAGGAACTGATGTTGCAAAGGAAGCTGCCGATGTTATACTTATAGATGACAACTTCAAGAGCATCGTAGAAGCTGTACTTGAAGGCCGGGCCGTTTATGATAATATTAGAAAATTTGTTTCATACATTTTAGTTAGTAATGTGCCTGAAATAGTTCCATTTATAGTATATGTACTCTTTAGAGTTCCTCTTGCCCTCACAGTTATTCAGATATTGGCAATTGATTTAGGCACAGATATGCTCCCTGCAATTGCACTTGGAACGGAGCCCGCGGAGATTGATACTATGCAAAGACCCCCGCGCTCAAGAAAAGATAGACTACTTACAGTTCCTTTAATATTAAAATCATATGGGCTAGTGGGCCCGATAGAAGCCGCAGCAGGACTATTTGGGTTTTGGTGGGTATTAAAAGAAGGGGGATGGACATGGGGCGCACAATTAGCTTTTACTGATCCTCTTTATCTTAAAGCTACAACAATGTGTCTTACTGCCATAATAATATGCCAAATAGTCAATGTGATGGGATGTAGAAGTCTTAGGAATTCCGTATTTAAAATGGGATTTTTTAAAAACAAATATATATTTTTAGGGATAGCCAGTGAAATCATATTGATTATAGCCTTTACAAATATTCCATTCTTTAAGACTTTTCTTGGAACTGCATCAATCGAGCCCGAATTAATTTTGCTGATTTTACCTTTTGCATTAATGATATTCGTAGTAGACGAATTAAGAAAATATTTGATGCCGAAGCTAGGATTGAAAGAAATATAA
- a CDS encoding prenyltransferase yields the protein MMHKSKIISWIKIMRLEFYSMPLVVYSLGALIFYRFNDLFLPINYVFGYLIIFLIELLTVFTNEYYDFEADMLNKTPGRFTGGSRMLVENKISIKGLKTSLIFVSLFLLILSGYLLNITFFSHQVLFLLAIGIIFGISYTTPPLKLSYKGLGELDVAFIHGFYVIICGYVFQKGILDTNIIWIITMPIFFSSLAGVSLAGIPDIDSDRLVTKKTLASIIGPKNILIFSTICSLITGIFGIYLYSLFNLWQLSYLYLLLPIYSICISYIFLSKMKSKKHEMGINKMIFMSMILIALSSFTSVIIFIL from the coding sequence ATGATGCATAAATCTAAAATTATTTCTTGGATTAAAATAATGAGATTGGAATTTTATTCTATGCCGCTTGTAGTATATTCTTTAGGAGCCTTGATTTTCTATAGATTTAATGATTTGTTTCTTCCAATAAATTATGTCTTTGGGTATCTAATTATTTTTTTAATTGAACTTCTAACAGTCTTTACAAATGAGTACTATGATTTTGAAGCAGACATGCTAAATAAAACCCCAGGAAGATTCACTGGTGGTTCAAGAATGTTAGTTGAAAATAAAATTTCAATAAAGGGATTGAAAACTTCGTTAATATTTGTTTCACTGTTCCTTTTGATTCTTTCTGGATACCTGTTAAACATTACTTTTTTTTCTCATCAAGTATTATTTCTTTTAGCCATAGGGATTATTTTTGGGATTTCTTATACTACTCCGCCCTTAAAATTATCGTACAAGGGATTAGGTGAATTGGACGTTGCCTTTATACATGGATTCTATGTTATTATCTGTGGGTATGTTTTCCAGAAAGGAATCCTTGATACCAATATAATTTGGATCATAACTATGCCTATTTTCTTTTCTTCACTGGCAGGCGTATCCCTTGCTGGTATACCAGATATAGATTCGGACAGATTAGTTACAAAGAAAACATTGGCATCAATAATTGGACCTAAAAATATTTTAATCTTTTCTACTATTTGTTCTTTGATTACTGGGATATTTGGAATTTATCTGTATTCTCTTTTCAATTTATGGCAACTAAGTTATTTGTATTTATTACTTCCAATTTACTCTATATGCATATCTTACATTTTTTTATCTAAAATGAAATCAAAAAAACATGAAATGGGGATCAACAAAATGATTTTTATGAGTATGATCTTAATTGCATTGTCTAGTTTTACTTCCGTAATTATTTTTATTTTATAA
- the hisF gene encoding imidazole glycerol phosphate synthase subunit HisF gives MHAKRIIPCLDVDQGRVVKGIKFVDIRDAGDPVEMAQLYDEKGADELVFLDITASSDKRNIMVDVVERTGDVVFIPFTVGGGLRNIEDIKAILRAGADKVSLNTSAVQNPNLIKESSKIFGSQCIVLAIDAKRKGNSWEVYTHGGRTPTGIDAIEWAKNAENLGCGEILLTSMDADGTKDGYDISLTKAISEAVTIPVIASGGAGNAEHIYDALTKGKADAALAASIFHYEEHSIRKVKEYLRSKNVSVRL, from the coding sequence ATGCATGCAAAAAGAATTATTCCTTGTCTTGATGTTGACCAGGGAAGAGTTGTAAAAGGAATAAAATTTGTAGATATCAGAGACGCAGGAGATCCAGTAGAGATGGCACAGCTTTATGATGAAAAAGGTGCGGATGAATTGGTGTTCCTTGATATCACAGCTTCATCGGATAAAAGGAATATTATGGTTGATGTAGTTGAAAGGACTGGAGATGTAGTATTTATTCCATTTACTGTAGGGGGAGGATTAAGAAATATTGAAGATATAAAGGCGATATTACGTGCAGGTGCAGACAAAGTAAGTCTCAATACGTCTGCAGTTCAGAATCCCAATTTGATAAAGGAATCCTCTAAAATATTTGGAAGTCAATGCATAGTTCTAGCAATTGATGCTAAAAGAAAAGGAAACAGTTGGGAAGTATATACACATGGAGGAAGGACACCAACAGGCATAGATGCAATTGAATGGGCAAAGAACGCTGAAAATCTTGGATGTGGGGAAATTCTTCTTACAAGCATGGATGCAGATGGTACAAAAGATGGCTATGATATATCACTGACAAAAGCCATCTCAGAAGCTGTGACGATACCTGTTATAGCTTCAGGCGGGGCAGGAAATGCTGAACACATATATGATGCATTGACTAAAGGCAAAGCCGATGCAGCACTTGCAGCTTCAATTTTTCACTATGAAGAACACTCAATTAGAAAGGTAAAAGAATACCTTAGATCAAAAAATGTTTCGGTAAGATTATGA
- the hisC gene encoding histidinol-phosphate transaminase codes for MKSKFDRDLLEGLEPYSSEVSILDGNQTRLHANELPWKNEAVVWALHDSLLSMPLNRYPEVTNSEIRNKIAEYIGFEKENVLVGNGSDEILDTIGKAFISPLDKVLIPSPTFSLYSSVARVYSGVPIILSLNSDYTLPFEKIIMEAKNAKIAIICSPNNPTGIAYPDEEIRPILDTGMLVILDEAYAEFSGHSGLGLLNEYDNLIIMKTFSKAFGLAGFRTGYCVASETLIESMSKVMLPYNLNLISMKVVEMAIQHEDFMKDAVKKIKENRKYLYGAMKEIKGIKPIQSNANFILFEAENPRTIYEGLLKRNILIRYFEGKNYLRVSVGTYEECVKFISSLREILNVC; via the coding sequence ATGAAAAGTAAATTTGATAGGGATCTATTAGAGGGCCTTGAGCCATACTCCTCAGAAGTTTCAATATTAGATGGAAATCAAACTAGATTACACGCTAATGAACTACCATGGAAAAACGAAGCGGTAGTTTGGGCCTTACATGATAGTCTCTTATCAATGCCTCTCAACAGATATCCTGAAGTTACAAATTCGGAAATAAGAAACAAAATTGCAGAGTATATTGGATTTGAAAAAGAAAATGTACTCGTTGGGAATGGCAGCGATGAGATCCTTGACACAATAGGCAAAGCATTCATATCTCCTCTTGATAAAGTTTTGATCCCCTCCCCTACCTTTTCACTTTACTCTTCCGTGGCAAGGGTGTACTCAGGAGTTCCTATAATCCTCTCGCTTAATAGTGATTATACCCTTCCATTTGAAAAAATTATAATGGAGGCAAAAAATGCCAAGATTGCAATTATTTGTAGCCCCAATAATCCTACGGGAATTGCTTATCCAGATGAGGAAATTAGGCCGATATTGGATACTGGGATGCTAGTAATCCTTGATGAAGCATATGCTGAATTCTCTGGCCATTCTGGATTAGGCTTATTGAATGAGTATGATAATCTGATTATCATGAAGACATTCTCAAAAGCATTTGGGCTTGCAGGATTTAGAACAGGATATTGCGTAGCATCAGAAACGCTAATTGAATCTATGAGCAAAGTTATGCTTCCATATAATCTAAATCTTATCTCTATGAAGGTAGTTGAAATGGCAATTCAGCACGAAGATTTCATGAAAGATGCTGTTAAAAAAATAAAGGAAAACCGAAAATACCTTTATGGTGCAATGAAGGAGATAAAAGGGATAAAGCCGATTCAATCAAATGCCAACTTCATACTGTTTGAAGCAGAAAATCCAAGAACAATATACGAAGGATTGTTGAAGAGAAATATCCTAATACGGTACTTTGAAGGTAAGAATTACCTTAGGGTATCTGTAGGAACGTATGAAGAGTGTGTTAAGTTCATTTCTAGCTTAAGGGAGATATTAAATGTCTGTTAA
- a CDS encoding histidinol phosphate phosphatase domain-containing protein, which produces MDLGKRYDFHTHTIFSDGELIPTELVRRARALDHKAIALTDHADASNIEFIVPNLVKVSEELNQYWDITVIPGVEITHVPPETIKKLALKAKKLGAKIVVVHGETPVEPVMPGTNRSAIESGEVDILAHPGIIEEKDAKLANKSDIFLEITARGGHNIGNGRVASLGENFILDTDTHSPSNLITQEFAYTVALGAGLKEEAAIQVIKENPKILLEKIL; this is translated from the coding sequence ATGGATTTAGGAAAAAGATATGATTTTCATACACATACAATCTTTTCTGATGGTGAGCTTATACCTACAGAACTTGTAAGACGTGCAAGAGCTTTGGACCACAAAGCTATAGCATTAACAGATCATGCAGATGCTTCAAATATTGAGTTTATTGTTCCCAATCTCGTAAAAGTTTCTGAAGAACTCAATCAATATTGGGATATAACAGTAATTCCTGGAGTTGAAATTACTCATGTCCCTCCAGAGACTATTAAAAAACTTGCATTGAAAGCAAAAAAACTTGGGGCAAAAATAGTGGTTGTTCATGGGGAAACACCTGTAGAGCCTGTAATGCCAGGAACAAATAGAAGTGCAATTGAAAGTGGCGAAGTTGATATCCTTGCGCATCCAGGAATAATTGAAGAAAAAGACGCCAAACTTGCAAATAAATCAGATATCTTCTTAGAGATTACTGCAAGAGGGGGCCACAATATTGGAAATGGACGTGTTGCCTCTTTGGGCGAAAACTTTATTTTGGATACAGATACGCATTCTCCAAGCAACTTAATTACTCAGGAATTTGCATATACAGTAGCTTTAGGTGCAGGCCTAAAAGAAGAAGCTGCAATACAAGTAATAAAAGAAAATCCCAAGATATTGCTTGAAAAAATATTGTAA
- the hisA gene encoding 1-(5-phosphoribosyl)-5-[(5-phosphoribosylamino)methylideneamino]imidazole-4-carboxamide isomerase — MKVLPAVDILNRKCVQLVGGDPATKVFEDTDPLTIARKWAEYSDYLHLIDLDAAIYNKDTNRDIIKKILSEVKIPAEVGGGIRSIEIFRELIDAGADKLIIGTSAIKNLELLKSIKDQFGKKRIVIALDVKGEEVSISGWTQDSGLSIFDATKNLEEYASSYLITSIGVEGRMKGPDIELYKKLLSITDVEIIASGGISSIDNLIDLDKIGINKAVVGTAIYTNKIDLKEVRKVFG, encoded by the coding sequence ATGAAAGTTTTGCCCGCAGTAGACATCCTTAATCGGAAATGTGTCCAACTTGTAGGGGGAGATCCTGCTACTAAAGTGTTTGAGGACACAGACCCTCTAACAATTGCAAGAAAGTGGGCAGAATATTCGGATTACTTGCATTTGATTGATCTTGATGCTGCAATCTATAATAAAGATACTAACAGGGACATAATAAAGAAAATTCTCTCAGAAGTCAAAATCCCGGCAGAAGTTGGTGGAGGAATACGAAGCATAGAAATATTTCGGGAACTGATAGATGCAGGCGCAGATAAACTCATAATTGGAACGTCAGCAATTAAAAATCTTGAACTTCTAAAAAGCATAAAAGATCAATTTGGAAAGAAAAGGATAGTCATAGCTTTAGACGTTAAAGGAGAAGAGGTGTCAATTTCTGGATGGACTCAAGATTCTGGGCTATCAATATTTGATGCAACAAAAAATCTGGAAGAGTACGCATCCTCTTACCTTATCACAAGCATTGGTGTAGAGGGAAGAATGAAAGGGCCAGATATAGAATTATATAAAAAGCTTTTATCAATAACTGATGTGGAAATAATTGCATCAGGTGGAATTTCATCAATTGACAATTTAATAGATCTTGATAAAATAGGGATTAACAAAGCTGTCGTTGGTACAGCAATTTACACTAATAAAATTGACTTAAAAGAAGTAAGAAAAGTTTTTGGGTGA
- a CDS encoding UbiA family prenyltransferase has translation MNQTFKSYIDLTRAHFMFAWPLIFCSGLFLAFYNYGGFSWTLVIKAILIGLFGFEGGMILNDYIDRDIDKSDVEYDKLTLYWRLYKSRPLPFGDISSKNALRLFLLFFIITVSLILTLPFPNSLYVMSIYFYCYLMEYFYQIKKRSQKFPFAQLLGRTDFAIFPVAGYLCVGAPDKVALLFFLFFYPLALSHLGLNDLIDIKNDIVRKMNTITVLYGIKGTVIWIVFFNFIHFLMAIIFLSSLPKVTLYGFLIPFVLLLIGTISIIKDSSPTKGLKVLPLYHMSMAIYSISIILGTII, from the coding sequence GTGAATCAAACTTTCAAATCTTACATTGACCTCACAAGAGCCCATTTTATGTTTGCATGGCCTTTGATATTTTGCTCTGGTTTATTTTTGGCATTTTATAACTATGGAGGGTTTTCCTGGACTTTAGTAATTAAAGCTATACTTATAGGTCTTTTTGGATTTGAAGGTGGAATGATATTAAATGACTATATTGATAGAGATATTGACAAAAGCGATGTAGAATATGATAAACTGACTTTATATTGGAGGCTCTATAAAAGTAGACCTTTGCCATTTGGAGACATATCTTCAAAAAACGCATTAAGATTATTCCTATTATTCTTTATTATTACTGTTTCTCTAATTCTTACACTTCCTTTTCCCAATTCTCTTTACGTCATGTCGATCTATTTCTACTGTTATCTTATGGAATACTTTTATCAGATAAAAAAGAGAAGTCAGAAGTTCCCTTTTGCACAGCTTCTTGGGAGAACTGATTTTGCCATATTTCCAGTTGCAGGATATTTATGTGTTGGGGCTCCAGACAAAGTAGCATTGTTATTCTTTCTTTTCTTTTATCCGCTTGCATTATCTCATCTAGGATTAAATGATTTAATTGATATTAAAAATGACATCGTCCGTAAAATGAATACTATAACAGTTCTTTACGGGATCAAAGGAACTGTAATCTGGATTGTATTTTTTAATTTTATTCATTTCTTAATGGCCATAATATTTCTTTCAAGCCTTCCTAAAGTAACTCTTTATGGATTTTTAATTCCTTTTGTACTGTTATTGATTGGCACCATCTCCATAATTAAGGATTCAAGTCCAACTAAAGGTCTAAAAGTCCTTCCTTTGTATCACATGTCTATGGCCATTTATTCAATCTCAATAATCCTAGGAACTATAATATAA